The following DNA comes from Picosynechococcus sp. PCC 7003.
GCGTACGGAGTAAAAAAGAACGGTATGGTGTTTACCGGGATCGTTCCCTCACTGACTTGGAGCAGTGGCAAGAGAATTATCGTCGTTCAGCAGCCTTGGTCTAATGACGCCGTAACGTCCCAGGTTCACCAAGATTTTGACTGAGTAAGCGTACTGTGATGGTGCGCTTTTTTTGTGGCTGGAGGGGCAGGCGATCGCCAAAAAAAATCCCCCGATGATTGCCGGGAGATTTGCTGGTTAATTAGGCGTAATTCACACAATTCACATTAAACAGAGGTGAGTTGTTTTTCTGCCGCATTAACATTGACTTCAGGGCTATCAGCCTCCGAAGGGGGCACCACTTGCCAGAACTGGGGTAGATAGGTGGCCCAGTCCGCCAAAATTGCCTTGGCTTTGGGGCTGCCAGTCTTTTCAGCGTGGGCCGTGATCAGATCTTTCAATTGTTTTTCTCCAGCGGCGGTACCAACCCGTTGAATACTCACAATCTCTGTATTCATCTTTTCAGGAAGAGTGTTGTGTTCATCGAGAATGTAGGTGAGGCCACCGGTCATCCCGGCGCCCACATTACGGCCCACATCACCGAGCACCACAATGACACCGCCGGTCATATATTCACAACAGTGGTCACCGGTCCCTTCAACGACGGCTTTACCCTTCGAGTTCCGCACAGCAAAACGTTCACCAGCGCGACCATTGGCATAGAGGGTGCCGCCGGTGGCACCGTAGAGACAGGTATTGCCGATGATGACGTTATCTGCCGCCGTGTATTGGGACTGGGTTGGGGGGACGATGATGATTTCACCACCATTCATCCCTTTGCCCACGTAATCGTTGGCTTCCCCTTCGAGGTGCATGGTCATTCCCAAAAGATTAAAAGCCCCAAAACTTTGACCAGCAGAGCCTTTGAAGTTGAATTTGAGCTCTCCTTCAAAGCCTTCGTTGCCGTACTGCTTAGCAATAAAACCGGAAACCCGGGCACCGACAGAGCGATCAGTATTGATAATCTTGATCTCTTGACTCAGGGAACCTTGTTCACGGATAGCCTGCTGCACTGCGGCATTTGCCAAAATTTCATCATCTAGGACAGGGCCATTACTGTGCACATCGCCATGGTTCAACCAATCGCGATTGTCGCGGACATCGGGGAGGCGGGTCAGGCAATCTAGGACAAGACCGCTGGTCTTCGTGAGTTTGACGTTTTCACGGGGTTTGAGTAGATCGGCCCGGCCAATAATTTCATTGAGACTCCGGTAGCCAAGTTTGGCCAAGATGGCACGGATTTCTTCGGCGATGAAGTAGAAGAAATTGACCACATGCTCAGGGATTCCCTTAAAGCGATCGCGGAGGCGTTGTTGTTGGGTCGCAACCCCGACGGGGCATTGGTTGGTGTGGCAAACCCGCGCCATGATACAGCCTTCGGCAATCATCGCAATGGAACCAAAGCCGTATTCTTCGGCCCCCATGAGCGCCGCCATAATCACATCCCAACCGGTTTTGAGACCGCCATCGGCCCGGAGAATAACGCGATCGCGCAACTGATTATCCATGAGGGTCTTGTGCACTTCTGTTACACCCAATTCCCAGGGGCAACCTGCGTGCTTAATGGAACTGAGGGGCGAGGCACCGGTGCCACCATCATGGCCAGAAACCATAATGACATCGGCATTGGCCTTGGCGACCCCAGCAGCAATGGTACCAATACCAATTTCAGCAACGAGCTTCACAGAAACCTTCGCAGCGGGATTGATCTGGTGGAGATCGTAAATTAGCTGGGCGAGATCCTCGATGGAGTAAATATCGTGGTGGGGTGGTGGGGAAATGAGGGTCACGCCGGGCTTAGAATTCCGCAGCATCGCGATATATTCACTGACTTTTTTGCCAGGCAGTTGTCCCCCTTCACCGGGTTTCGCCCCTTGGGCCATCTTGATTTCTAGCTGGCGACCGCTCATCAAATACTCAGGAGTCACCCCAAAGCGGCCGGAGGCAATTTGTTTGATGGCAGAGTTGGCAGTGTCGCCGTTGCGCAAGCCGTGGAGGTGGGGCAAGGTGGGAGAATCACCGCTCGCATTCACATCGTCAAGGATTTTAAAGCGGACGGGATCTTCGCCCCCTTCACCGGAGTTGGACTTGGCACCCAGGCGGTTCATGGCGATCGCCAAAGTTTCGTGGGCTTCCCGGGAGAGAGACCCTAAAGACATCCCACCGGTGCAGAAGCGTTTGACGATACTTTCAACGGACTCAACTTCAATGAGATCAATGGCCGGGCGATCGCTCTTGAAATCCAGTAAATCCCGCAGCGCAGTCGCCGGGCGATTTTCTAGATAATCCTGATAGTTGCCGTAGTGATCAAAGGCTTCTTGCTGATCGTCGTTGTAAGCTGCCACCGCCTTATGGAGGGCCTTGGTCATTTCGGGGGAATTCATGTGATATTCACCCCCCTTGCGATAATTCACAAAGCCATAGTTAGCCAGCTTACTGCCGGAAAGTTCAGGGAAAGCACGACTATGGAACGCAATCCCTTCCTGGGATAAATCGGCAAGGGTCATGCCACCCACCCGGGACGTGGTGCCCTTGAAGGCGACATTAATCACTTCCATACCGAGGCCGATCGCTTCAAAGATCTGAGCCCCGTGGTAGGACTGGAGCAGGGAGATTCCCATCTTAGAGAGAATTTTGAGCAGCCCTGCTTCAATGGCATGGCGATAGTTATCCTGGGCCTGTTCAATGGTCATCGCCGGAATTTGCTCGGCGGCCATTTGTTTCTGTACCCGGGGAATATGCCACCAGTGACGGACGGCTTCGAAGGCAAGGTAGGGACAAACGGCGGAGGCCCCATAGCCCACCAGGCAGGCAAAGTGGTGGGTGCTCCAACATTGGGCGGTATCGACCACAATGGAAGCGCTTAAGCGGAGTCCAACGCTGATGAGGTGATGATGCACTGCCCCCACTGCCAGGAGAGGTGGAATAAAGCTGTGGTCTTGATCGACAGTACCGTCAGCGCGATCGCTCAGGATAATAATTTTATTGCCAGACCGGACGGCCGCTTCTGCTGCTGTGCAAAGGCTTTCTAGGGCACCCCGGAGACCATCGGGGCCATTGGCGATCGCATAGGTCGTTGCCAGGGTCGTGGCTCCCAGTTGGCTATCCCGTACCCGTTGCAGTTCTGCTTCGTTGAGGACAGGGCTATTCAGTTTAAGTACCTTGGCATCCTCAGTGCCACAGTCTAGAAGATTACCCCGTTCCCCAAGGTACATATTCAAGGACATAACCAGGCTTTCCCGCAGGGGATCGATGGGCGGATTGGTGACCTGGGCAAAGCGTTGCTTGAAGTAGTCGTAGAGCAGACGGGGCTTGTCGGACAGTACCGCTAGGGGAATATCATCGCCCATACAGAAGGTCGGTTCTTTCCCCATCTCTGCCATGGCATTGATGATCATCTCGACGTCTTCGGCAGTGTAACCAAAGGCCGTTTGGAGCCGGAGCAGATCAGTTTCGTTCTGCTGGCGATCGCCAACGAAATCCTGGGATTCAAGGACTTGGCGATTTTCTTTGAGCCAGGTGCCATAGGGCTGGGCTTCAGCGACCCGCTGTTTAATTTCCCAGTTTTTGAGCAGTTCTTGGGTTTGGAAATCAACGGCGACCATCTGGCCGGGGCCAAGGCGGCCTTTTTCCACAATGTCTTCGTCGAGGACATCCACAACCCCCGCTTCCGAAGACACGAGAATATAACCGTCCTTGGTGATGCAATAGCGGGCTGGGCGTAAACCATTCCGGTCTAGGGTTGCGCCGACGGTTTTGCCGTCACTAAATACCAGTAATGCCGGACCATCCCAGGGTTCTTGCATTCCGGCGTAGTAGTCATAGAAATCGGTGATTTCTGGGTGCGCTTTGAGGCTGGGCTGATTTTGATAGGCTTCCGGCACGAGGATCATCGCTGCTTCCATAGGCGATCGCCCAGCCCGGACTAACAGCTCCATCGCACTATCTAAATTGAAAGAATCACTATTGTCAGTGTTAACAATCGGGTGGAGGGCTTCAATATCTTCTTTGTCCCAGCCGGGAATTTCGAGAATATTTTCCCGGGCCTTCATCCAGTTGATATTCCCAATGAGCGTATTGATTTCCCCATTGTGACCCAACAAACGCATCGGGTGCGCCAGGGGCCATTTAGGCATCGTATTTGTACTAAAGCGACGGTGGTAAACCGCAAATTCACTCTTATAGAGGGGGTTTGTCAAATCCTTGTAGAACTTGCCTAGGACTTCCGACTGCACCATGCCTTTGTAAACGATGGTGCGACAGGATAAAGTACACACATAAAAGACATCGGTGAGGTGTTTCCCAATTTCCGAGCGGGCAATATAGAGGGCTTTATCGAGTTCATCGCCAGTCAACCCCTTTTCCGAGACCACAAAAACCTGCTTCATCTGGGGTTGGTTTTCCCGGGCCTGAATGCCTAAGGTTTCCGGAGCCACAGGTACATCCCGCCACCCTAGGATCTTAAATTGACGACGGGTCAGAATATCTTCAACTAACGCTTTTGCCGCCGCGCATTCCCCTTCAGCCTGGGGTAAGAACACCATCCCAACACCATAGGTTTCGGGCTCCGGTTGGGTAATCCCCTCTGCCTGGAACCACTCGGCAAATAATTCATGGGG
Coding sequences within:
- the gltB gene encoding glutamate synthase large subunit — encoded protein: MNHQGTFSQNNNNQETTNYYTGPRWLVEERDACGVGFLAYKDGRKTHKLIEQTLTALGCMEHRGGCTADRESGDGAGVMTALPHELFAEWFQAEGITQPEPETYGVGMVFLPQAEGECAAAKALVEDILTRRQFKILGWRDVPVAPETLGIQARENQPQMKQVFVVSEKGLTGDELDKALYIARSEIGKHLTDVFYVCTLSCRTIVYKGMVQSEVLGKFYKDLTNPLYKSEFAVYHRRFSTNTMPKWPLAHPMRLLGHNGEINTLIGNINWMKARENILEIPGWDKEDIEALHPIVNTDNSDSFNLDSAMELLVRAGRSPMEAAMILVPEAYQNQPSLKAHPEITDFYDYYAGMQEPWDGPALLVFSDGKTVGATLDRNGLRPARYCITKDGYILVSSEAGVVDVLDEDIVEKGRLGPGQMVAVDFQTQELLKNWEIKQRVAEAQPYGTWLKENRQVLESQDFVGDRQQNETDLLRLQTAFGYTAEDVEMIINAMAEMGKEPTFCMGDDIPLAVLSDKPRLLYDYFKQRFAQVTNPPIDPLRESLVMSLNMYLGERGNLLDCGTEDAKVLKLNSPVLNEAELQRVRDSQLGATTLATTYAIANGPDGLRGALESLCTAAEAAVRSGNKIIILSDRADGTVDQDHSFIPPLLAVGAVHHHLISVGLRLSASIVVDTAQCWSTHHFACLVGYGASAVCPYLAFEAVRHWWHIPRVQKQMAAEQIPAMTIEQAQDNYRHAIEAGLLKILSKMGISLLQSYHGAQIFEAIGLGMEVINVAFKGTTSRVGGMTLADLSQEGIAFHSRAFPELSGSKLANYGFVNYRKGGEYHMNSPEMTKALHKAVAAYNDDQQEAFDHYGNYQDYLENRPATALRDLLDFKSDRPAIDLIEVESVESIVKRFCTGGMSLGSLSREAHETLAIAMNRLGAKSNSGEGGEDPVRFKILDDVNASGDSPTLPHLHGLRNGDTANSAIKQIASGRFGVTPEYLMSGRQLEIKMAQGAKPGEGGQLPGKKVSEYIAMLRNSKPGVTLISPPPHHDIYSIEDLAQLIYDLHQINPAAKVSVKLVAEIGIGTIAAGVAKANADVIMVSGHDGGTGASPLSSIKHAGCPWELGVTEVHKTLMDNQLRDRVILRADGGLKTGWDVIMAALMGAEEYGFGSIAMIAEGCIMARVCHTNQCPVGVATQQQRLRDRFKGIPEHVVNFFYFIAEEIRAILAKLGYRSLNEIIGRADLLKPRENVKLTKTSGLVLDCLTRLPDVRDNRDWLNHGDVHSNGPVLDDEILANAAVQQAIREQGSLSQEIKIINTDRSVGARVSGFIAKQYGNEGFEGELKFNFKGSAGQSFGAFNLLGMTMHLEGEANDYVGKGMNGGEIIIVPPTQSQYTAADNVIIGNTCLYGATGGTLYANGRAGERFAVRNSKGKAVVEGTGDHCCEYMTGGVIVVLGDVGRNVGAGMTGGLTYILDEHNTLPEKMNTEIVSIQRVGTAAGEKQLKDLITAHAEKTGSPKAKAILADWATYLPQFWQVVPPSEADSPEVNVNAAEKQLTSV